The following nucleotide sequence is from Chloroflexota bacterium.
GACATAGGTGGACACAAACCTTACGGCGGCGTCACGCACCCATTCAAACGGCCTGCAAGCATGGATCGGGCTGGCAATCGTGCCTACATCTGAGGGGATGTACTCGGTTGGCAGGTAGGACTGAGCCGGACTGCCGTAAGTGAAACCGTACAGCCCCGATCCGCCCGACATCGGATCGCCAATCGTCGGGTTGCCCTGCGCCGTCACCAAATTACAATTAGGCCTCAGATCAACGCCATCGCCATCACCTGCAGAAGGCACTAGGTCAACTACTTGTCTCAGCCAGTTGTCGTTCAGGTTGTTGGCGTCACAGCCTTGCCCGGCGGTTTCATCCACACAACCGTCATGGTCGTCGTCCACGCCGTTGGAACCCGATGAGTCGTATACCATCGAATACGAAGTATCAATCACCAGAATCACTTCCAACGAAGCGGCTTCGGACACGGCATAGGTGGTGAGCGGGATCGGGTCGCGCCAGCCGAAGAGTTGCATGAAGGCCAGTTGCACGTTAGTTGTCACCGTCACCCGCACAAGCTTACGCACCGGGAAGGTGCAAATGGACGGGTCGAGGAGCACTTTGCCATGGGTTTTGCTGTCCGGGATTTCGCCAAACGTGGGCACCGAGTCAGCGCATGTTTCAACGACCACGTCGCCGGCACCCACCTGAATGTTTTGCAGGCGGACGTACTGGGTGGCGGCCTCAGTAATTTGATTGATTGGGCGCGCTTCACGTAGCTGGCTGGCGGCGCTCAAGGCCGCCGCATCGGCGGCGCGGCGCAGTTGGCCGAAGCTCATGTAAATGATGCCAGCGTCAGTCGCCAGGCCCACAAAGGCCAGCAGGGAGATGAACATGAGCGCCAAAATGACGGCGCTCTGGCCGCGTTCGGCGAGCGTGTGTTGCGCCGAGGAGCGATTAGGGCGTTGGCGTGGGTTCCGCCGAAACAAGTGGGAAGATGGCATAAGAGACTACCGGAATGGGATTTGGGATGACGTCGCCGAAGCCGGGGACGTTGAACAATTGATAATGTCGCTTGAAAACTTCCACCAGCACAAAGGCGGTGTTGGGCACCAGCGGGATGTTAGTGCCGCTGAGTCGGGTGGTAATCTGGGCAATGGTCACGGCTGAACACATATTGCCAACGCCGCCGAAGCTGGTAGACATGAAATCGTCCATCAGTGACCAACCACTTTGGTTGGTGTCTTCAACAAGCTGACCGACGCCACCCGACACCTGGTTGTTGTCGTAGCGTTTAAGTTCCAACGTTTCTGAGCCAGAGGCGCCAACTCTGGCAATTGAAAAAATTGAAATTACAATGTCATCCTGAAAAGTCGCGCTCTGGCCCGTGCCATTGCAGGTGTTGACGACAGCGCCGCTATACGGCGTGCTCAAATTCATTTTGAGCGGGCCTAAGCCGTCGTTGGTATTGCAACCGGTCCGCCGGAAGAAGTTCTGGGTGGTTGAGCAATCTTTGTAGTCGTCGTAAGCGCCAGACACAGCTGATGGCGGAGCTGAATCAACATTGCCGGGGAATGGGTCGCTGTCGCTCGACTCGCGGGAGCCATTGCGCACAGCGTCCAGCATTTGCAGGTAGTCGTTAAATAAAAAGGTAACCTCGACCATCCCGGCCAACAGCAGAATCAGGATTGGCATGAAGATGGCAAGTTCCGTAAAACTTTGGCCGCGTTTGTGGTGAGTTTTGCCTTTCATGACTCCCATTTTATAAGGATTCGGCTCGCTGTCGCTTGTTCTGGCCTGCTCAAGCCCTGTTTTTGAAACGGCCCTGAAACAATTGAGGAACGTAATGCGCCTCACCCCCGGCCCCTCCCCCTCTCCTGTCGAGCAACGCCGACAGGAGAGGGGGAGGGGTGGCCGACAGGCCGGGGTGGGGGTGAGGCATGATATAATCTCCCGCGTCCAACCTGGAGAGGTCGCATAGTTGGTCTAGTGCGCTCGCTTGGAAAGCGAGTATGGGTAACACCATCGTGGGTTCGAATCCCACCCTCTCCG
It contains:
- a CDS encoding pilus assembly protein; this encodes MKGKTHHKRGQSFTELAIFMPILILLLAGMVEVTFLFNDYLQMLDAVRNGSRESSDSDPFPGNVDSAPPSAVSGAYDDYKDCSTTQNFFRRTGCNTNDGLGPLKMNLSTPYSGAVVNTCNGTGQSATFQDDIVISIFSIARVGASGSETLELKRYDNNQVSGGVGQLVEDTNQSGWSLMDDFMSTSFGGVGNMCSAVTIAQITTRLSGTNIPLVPNTAFVLVEVFKRHYQLFNVPGFGDVIPNPIPVVSYAIFPLVSAEPTPTP
- a CDS encoding VWA domain-containing protein, which codes for MPSSHLFRRNPRQRPNRSSAQHTLAERGQSAVILALMFISLLAFVGLATDAGIIYMSFGQLRRAADAAALSAASQLREARPINQITEAATQYVRLQNIQVGAGDVVVETCADSVPTFGEIPDSKTHGKVLLDPSICTFPVRKLVRVTVTTNVQLAFMQLFGWRDPIPLTTYAVSEAASLEVILVIDTSYSMVYDSSGSNGVDDDHDGCVDETAGQGCDANNLNDNWLRQVVDLVPSAGDGDGVDLRPNCNLVTAQGNPTIGDPMSGGSGLYGFTYGSPAQSYLPTEYIPSDVGTIASPIHACRPFEWVRDAAVRFVSTYVKFPYDRVGIVTFAQQSTNPATNGMGLIQSVGSTNSTSVTATVNALKAIDVSVPPYCEDPDTDGNPNNDWYNTLPGALGACYSTDTGDGLKIAKEDLDLYSRQNALRFVIFLSDGAATGSLPTAAQAWGAPGKYACPNNLTNDPDYFFYRPCSADGNSSLSTRHANTDINYDADDYARDQADVFVDPDKPTILFTIGLGAEVTQNPGVGSDTSCPAAQCNSDSLPSGEQLLRYIADQGDGSVGSECSRDANWLYQATIGTSCGNYFYAQGGANLAAIFTQIADEIFTRITE